CCTCTTCTTGGAATGCCCCAGACAGACTCCTACTCATCCCTCAAAATCCAACTCATACTCCCAGCTCCTAGCCTCAAACCTGAGAGGGTGGGCCCTCACcactctcctacctcagactctgGAGTCCGGACCCCCACCCCAGTCCCTCCTGAAACACGGAGTCCCCAGGTGTGATGCAGGCCCGAGGCCGGGCGCAGGGGCAGTGGGCGGGGGAGCAGGATGTGCAGATTCAGTTACATTTATTTGGCCTCAGAGCGATGGTCCGGGCAGAGGCAGGGCTTTTGGGTGGGGAGGTCCTGCGTCTTCTCACTGCTGAGCCTGAGAGAGGAAAACAGGGAGATATACGGAGAcgtgggagagaaagagagaccaagATGACAAAACCGGACCAGGGAGACAGAGACTCAGCCCCCACCTCCGCCCTCTTCCTGCTCACTTTGTTGAAGAAGTAGATGGAAGTCAGGATGGTGAACACGGCCATGGCCAGAGTCACATTCTGGGGGGAGGATATCAGAGGTCAGGACCCTTCCCCTCCCCGCCCTCTGCCCCGCCCCAGGCCTCCCTTCCCTGCCAGACCCCTCCTCACTTCCTGAAAGTTCATGGCCTTGGGATTCCAGCCACCCCTTGCTTggtcttctctccccttcctgggCCTCTGAGCCAGAGAGGGGAGAAGCCACTGGAACCCCAAGAGGGGGTTGTCAGAGCAACAAGAATGGTGGCCAGGGCAACGGAGGAAGGGCATTCTGGCAGAGGCACAGGGCAGAGACAGACCCTGGTGTGGCCCACCACACGCGGCATCTGAACGTGACATCGGGACATGTGAGACTGGAAAGTCTGAACCTCGAACACCATACTGAGGCATCTGGGTTTTTCCCCGGAGGGTGCTGGGGAGCCATGGGAGGGTTGAGAGCAGGGGAGGCACCGGGTCAGTTCTGGGTGTAGAAATATCTCACAGCAGGAGCCTGCAGGCCAGGAGAACAGTTGAGGAGGCCCAGGCAAAACTTCCTCCTccagatgggaggatcacttgggctcaggaggtcgaggttgccatgagccaagatcacgccactgcactccagcctgggcaacagagtgagatcctgtctccacaactacaactaaaaattaaaataaaataaaatacatgtgatACATGCATGTGTGAGATATCTATTTACCTATCACTACCACAAAAAAGGAGACTATACAATCTGGCTATTCAGGTAGCTATTTGCATTATTTCTGgcagatagagtcttgctgttttTGGTAGCCATGTTGTACAACTGTGAACACTTATTGGggaaatacgtgtgtgtgtgtgtgtacatatatatgtactatatatgtgtactatatatgtactatatatgtgtactatatatatacacacacatatatagggttgggtgcggtggctcatgcctgtaatcccaacactttgggcaagtgagacaggagaatcgcttgagcccaggagttcgagaccagcctgggcaacatagtaagaccccatctctttaaatatatataaatataggccaggtgcggtggctcacacttgtaatcccagcactttgggaggccagggcgggaggatcacttgaggtcatgagtttgagaccagcctcgccaacacggtgaaaccccatctctactaaaaaaacaaaaaatttagccgggtgtggtggtgtgcacctgtagtcccagctactcaggaggctgaggcacgggcaACACTTGAACCCCAGGTGGGGGAGGttacactgagccgagatcacgccactgcactccagcctgggcaacagagtggcgtgataaataaataaaaataaataaataaatagaaaaatatatacttgTATTAATGAAGCAGTGGGTCCTTATTTGCTGATTCAGTGGTCAGAGTTGTACAACATCGCTCCTATGAATAACACGGATTGTAAAACAATACCTCAGGGCATTACCCAGAAAATTCCAGAAGGCAACACATTCTGCAGAGCAAGGAGCACCGTCTCTCCAACAAATCCATGCCACAATGCAAAACAAAAGCAGGTGGCCTTGCTATATTTGAAAAAATCCGTTAAGAGACAGCTTTGATGGGTGATCCTGGACCAGGTTTTGGTTTAGACAAACAAGTTATAAAGGCTCTTCaggtgggagactgaggcaagaggatggcttgaagccagaagtttgagaccagcctgggcagcgtggcgaaaccctgtctactaaaaatacaaaaattagccaggtgcggtggtgtgcacctatagtcccagctactcaggaggctcaggcacgagaatcaccagaacccaggaggcagaggctgcagtgagccgagattgtaccactgccctccagcctgtgtgacagagtgagaccctgtctcagaagacaaaaccaaacaaagtCTTCTTTGGGGAGAAATGGAGGGACATTTGAACAGGGAGTGGGTATCAGACAAGACCAAAGCACTGTTGCCAAGGAGAAGAGGAGGTTAACTGAAAGACGCAGGTTACAAAATTGCAGGTTCTGTATGATCTCATTTTGGTAAGAAGTACATATATGAAAAACTGCATTTAAACATCaggtttcgctctgtcgcccaggatggagtggagTGACagaatcagggctcactgcagcctcaactttggGCTCAAGCgacaagtggctgggactacaggcgtgcgccactacacctggctagttttttggtatttttagtagagacggggtttcaccatgttgcccaagctggtctgagACTCCTGAACCcaactgatctgcccacttcggcctcagAAAGTgacaggattacaggtgtcaggcaccatgcctggcccagttaTATTGATTGCAGACTTCCGACCTCCCGAACTGTCATTTGAAGCCACTGAGTGGTAAACTGTCACAGGAGCCAACACATCAGTAGATATTAAAGTGCTGACATCTCCAGGGGCTGGAACATGGTTTCTAGTTTCTTAATTTtgcttcagggttttttttttttttctcttttctattttttttagagacagggtcttactctgttgtccaggctgtagtgcaaaggtatgattatagctcactgaaacctcaaattcctggactcacgtgatcctcccatctcagtctcttgagtagttgggactacaggcacacgccaccataccatgcctggctaatttttgtttattttttatagagatggagtcagGGCGGTGGGGGtctcttcatgttggccaggctggtcttgaactcctggcctcaagcaatcctcctaccttggcctcccaaagttctgggattacaggtgtgagctgccagcTCCTGGTCTGGCTTAAGCCTCCAGCTCTTCTACTACTTTATTCCAGGGGCCTCTATCGTATTTCAAGtacggggagagagagagattcacaAAACTTCCGTAACTGGTGcaggagctcacacctgtaatcccagcactttgagaggccaaggtgggagaactgcttgagcccaggagt
The sequence above is a segment of the Macaca nemestrina isolate mMacNem1 chromosome 20, mMacNem.hap1, whole genome shotgun sequence genome. Coding sequences within it:
- the LOC139360426 gene encoding small integral membrane protein 47 translates to MNFQENVTLAMAVFTILTSIYFFNKAQQ